The genomic segment CGCTGGGCCCGGCCGTGGCCGACGGCAAGGTGGCCGAGCAGGTGGAGATCGGCGTGAAGTACGCCGGCTACCTGGACCGCCAGCGCGAGGAGATCGAGCGCCAGCAGCGGCATGAAGCCACGCCGATTGCCGAAGCCTTCGATTACGCCACGGTGCGTGGGCTGTCGGCCGAAGCACTGCAGAAGCTGGAGCGCGTGCGGCCGCAGACCATCGGCCAGGCGCAGCGCATCCCGGGCATGACCCCAGCGGCGATCTCGCTGCTGCTGGTGCACCTGGAACGCGCCCGCCGCGGCCGTGTGGCGTAGGCAGCACCCTCCGCTTCTGGTGGGTGCCGACCTTGGTCGGCACATGACTCTGCCCTGGTGGGTGCCGACCTTGGTCGGCACGAATCATCTGATCGCGATGCTGCATGCCTTTGTGCCGACCAAGGTCGGCACCTACCAAGGCCTCCCGCCCCGGTAGATCCACGCCATGCGTGGATGAAGGCATTCGTGCCGACCAAGGTCGGCACCCACCGGAGCGGAAGACGCACACACCCGCGCTAGCGCGTTATCGCGCGTCGGCGCCCCCGCCCAGCACCTTGAACAACGTCACCCGGTTGCCCGCCTCCTGCTGCTGCAGGGCGATCAGGTCCTGCTGCGCGGCATACAGGCTGCGCTGCGCATCCAGCGCCTGCAGGTAGCCGTCCAACCCGGTGCGGTAGCGCGCATCGGCCAGCGTGTAGCTGCGCTGGCTGGCGGCCACCAGCGCGCGCTGCGCGTCCATCTGCGTGGCCAGGTGATCGCGCGTGGCCAGCGCATCGGCCACTTCGCTGAAGGCCTGCTGGATCGCCTTCTCGTACTGCGCGATGCCGATGTCCTTGCCGATCTTCGAGGCATCCAGCGAAGCCTTCAATGCACCCGCGTGGAAGATCGGTGCGGTGATGCTGGGTGCGAACGACCAGCCGCGGGTGCCGGCCGAGAACAGCGTCGACAACGCGGTGGAGCTGTGGCCGTAGTTGGCGGTCAGGGTCAGCGTCGGGAAGAACGCAGCGCGCGCCGCTCCGATATCAGCATTGGCCGCCTGCAGCGCGTGTTCGGCGGAAAGCACGTCCGGGCGCTGCAGCAGCACGCTCGACGGCAGATTGGCCGGCAACGGTGCCAGTGCCACGCTGCCATCCAGTACGTGCGCGCTGGGCAGCAGCGCGGCATCCAGCGGTGCCCCTACCAGCAACTGCAGCGCATCACGATCCTGCGCCTGCTGGGTCTGCAACCTGGCGAGTGCGCCGCGCGCAGCCTCCACGCTGGTCTGCACCTGCGACAGGTCCAGGCCCGAGGCCAGCCCCTGTGCATGACGGGCCTCGGTGCGCTGCAGGGTCTGCTGCTGGCTGTCCAGGGTCTGTTGCGTGAATGCCAGCGACTGCCCATCGGCGGCCAGTGCCAGCCACGCCGTCGCCACTTCGGCCACCAGGCTGGTGCGCGCCGCACGCTGGTTCTCTGCGCTGGCCAGCCAGTTCTGCAGCGCCTCGTTGTTCAAGCTGCGGATGCGCCCGAACAGGTCCAGCTCCCAGCTGCTGATGCCGACCTGCACGGCATCGGACTCGGTTATCTGGGTGGTCTCACTGTTGGCATCGCTCACGCGCGAGCGGGTGACGCTGCCACTGGCGTCCACCGACGGC from the Stenotrophomonas maltophilia genome contains:
- the smeC gene encoding multidrug efflux transporter outer membrane subunit SmeC, with translation MKPMLLRALAAATMTTVLGGCVSMAPRYQRPEAPVAAQFGNAATDESAPALAMPAWREVFVEPRLQQVIALALQNNRDLRVAVLQVEKERAQYRIQRAAWLPSVDASGSVTRSRVSDANSETTQITESDAVQVGISSWELDLFGRIRSLNNEALQNWLASAENQRAARTSLVAEVATAWLALAADGQSLAFTQQTLDSQQQTLQRTEARHAQGLASGLDLSQVQTSVEAARGALARLQTQQAQDRDALQLLVGAPLDAALLPSAHVLDGSVALAPLPANLPSSVLLQRPDVLSAEHALQAANADIGAARAAFFPTLTLTANYGHSSTALSTLFSAGTRGWSFAPSITAPIFHAGALKASLDASKIGKDIGIAQYEKAIQQAFSEVADALATRDHLATQMDAQRALVAASQRSYTLADARYRTGLDGYLQALDAQRSLYAAQQDLIALQQQEAGNRVTLFKVLGGGADAR